One Nitrospirota bacterium DNA segment encodes these proteins:
- the groL gene encoding chaperonin GroEL (60 kDa chaperone family; promotes refolding of misfolded polypeptides especially under stressful conditions; forms two stacked rings of heptamers to form a barrel-shaped 14mer; ends can be capped by GroES; misfolded proteins enter the barrel where they are refolded when GroES binds) yields the protein MAKQMLYSDNARALILKGVNQLTDAVKATLGPRGRNAVIEKKYGAPLITKDGVTVAKEIELKNPYENMGAQLVKEVASKTSDSAGDGTTTATVLAQAIFQEGVKHVTSGANAMDIKRGIDRAVEVVIEELNRISKPCQSKKEISQIGTVSANNDKTIGDLISEAMEKVGKDGVITVEEAKNMSTSLDVVEGMQFDRGYISPYFVTDPNRMEVTLENPYIMMCEKKITTMKDLLPILEQIAKLGKPLLIIAEDVEGEALATLVVNKLRGSLNCSAVKAPGFGDRRKAMLEDIAVLTGGQVISEDLGLKLENIKIADLGKAKRITIDKDNCTIIEGAGDPGKLKGKIKQIKAQIEETTSDYDREKLQERLAKLVGGVAVINVGAATETEMKEKKARVEDALHATKAAVEEGIVPGGGVALLRCISSLEKLELKGDQQMGVNIVRRALEEPLRQITENAGFEGSIVVEKVKNEKGNRGFDAASGLYVDMVDSGIIDPTKVTRSALQNAASVAGLMLTTEVMIADISEEKSASMGSGGMGDMH from the coding sequence ATGGCAAAACAGATGTTATACAGTGACAATGCACGGGCATTAATATTAAAAGGGGTCAATCAACTTACGGATGCGGTCAAAGCCACCCTGGGGCCGCGCGGCAGGAATGCGGTGATCGAGAAAAAATATGGCGCTCCGCTCATTACCAAGGACGGCGTAACGGTCGCAAAGGAAATTGAGTTAAAAAATCCCTACGAAAATATGGGGGCTCAGCTCGTCAAGGAAGTGGCAAGCAAAACCAGCGATTCCGCTGGAGATGGAACAACCACCGCAACAGTTCTTGCCCAGGCTATTTTTCAGGAAGGGGTAAAGCATGTCACATCCGGAGCCAATGCAATGGACATCAAGAGAGGTATCGACCGGGCCGTGGAAGTCGTCATTGAAGAATTAAACAGAATCAGCAAACCATGCCAATCCAAAAAAGAGATTTCACAGATCGGAACCGTTTCAGCCAACAACGATAAAACGATCGGCGACCTGATATCAGAAGCGATGGAAAAAGTGGGAAAAGATGGCGTGATCACGGTTGAAGAAGCCAAGAACATGTCCACTTCGCTCGATGTGGTAGAGGGAATGCAATTTGATCGGGGATATATCTCTCCTTATTTCGTAACGGATCCGAATCGAATGGAAGTAACCCTCGAGAATCCGTATATTATGATGTGCGAGAAAAAAATTACCACCATGAAAGATCTTCTCCCTATCCTCGAACAGATTGCCAAATTGGGTAAACCTCTCTTGATTATCGCGGAAGATGTGGAAGGAGAAGCCCTGGCTACGCTGGTGGTCAACAAACTCCGAGGCTCCTTAAACTGCTCAGCGGTTAAAGCCCCCGGATTCGGAGACCGGAGAAAGGCGATGCTGGAAGATATCGCCGTTCTAACAGGCGGACAGGTTATTTCTGAAGACCTCGGTCTCAAATTGGAAAACATAAAGATTGCTGATCTGGGCAAGGCAAAACGGATTACCATCGACAAAGATAATTGCACCATTATTGAAGGAGCGGGCGATCCGGGCAAGCTCAAGGGAAAAATAAAACAGATCAAAGCCCAGATTGAGGAAACGACTTCCGATTACGATCGGGAAAAACTGCAGGAGCGATTGGCGAAACTTGTCGGCGGTGTGGCCGTGATCAATGTCGGAGCTGCTACTGAAACCGAGATGAAAGAGAAAAAAGCACGGGTTGAAGACGCGCTCCATGCCACAAAAGCCGCTGTAGAAGAAGGAATTGTCCCGGGCGGAGGGGTTGCGTTATTACGGTGTATCAGCTCGCTTGAAAAACTTGAATTGAAAGGTGACCAACAGATGGGGGTGAACATCGTCCGGCGGGCACTGGAAGAACCTCTTCGACAGATTACCGAAAATGCCGGCTTTGAAGGCTCAATTGTCGTTGAAAAGGTCAAAAATGAAAAAGGGAACAGAGGCTTTGATGCGGCTTCCGGACTCTATGTGGACATGGTCGATTCAGGCATTATTGACCCCACCAAAGTCACTCGAAGTGCGCTTCAAAATGCGGCAAGCGTGGCGGGACTGATGCTGACAACGGAAGTCATGATTGCCGATATTTCGGAAGAGAAAAGCGCTTCCATGGGATCCGGCGGC
- a CDS encoding co-chaperone GroES produces the protein MAALTQKGALVFKPLKDRVFVSYSEESEKSAGGIYIPDSAKEKPQRGKVESIGLEVKSVKAGDQVLFDKYSGSKIHFEDKEYLIIKEEDILGIFEG, from the coding sequence ATGGCTGCTCTGACTCAAAAAGGGGCTCTTGTATTCAAACCATTAAAGGATCGTGTATTTGTGAGCTATTCCGAGGAATCGGAAAAGAGTGCCGGTGGAATCTATATCCCTGATTCGGCCAAGGAAAAACCACAGCGAGGAAAAGTGGAGTCAATCGGACTCGAGGTTAAATCGGTTAAGGCGGGAGACCAGGTCTTGTTTGATAAATACTCCGGTTCCAAAATTCATTTTGAAGATAAAGAGTACTTGATCATAAAGGAAGAGGACATCTTAGGCATTTTTGAAGGCTAA